One genomic segment of Drosophila melanogaster chromosome 3L includes these proteins:
- the CG43968 gene encoding uncharacterized protein, giving the protein MCSNIISTVAFMCLLPNFALFQENLTRIKCLDEFTNTTSGTAYWKYKGIPYAISEDLLCLKSNHQILMRVCDTNYGHWIPDLIECKIKKNKNLHCPDDLFEIQNVGNIPICLKISTEPKAFNEQFCYGSNIIAMDLQNFELSKVSQFLKKMNISDFWLPIRRNDELMPYEVRLPGKSWRKEINRSLIHLQNNPNEHCLKHTINNQTPADFKSQIVSVDCNAFLNAVCIFKSELISNAGCPSGFGALVYQPAVCYGIDWNNTTYEPLDLKEYLKKRNWLRRILAKYVLKKNRHEFFKIDFFIHHSTKMEYVIKMSLSEDFQIVSKGLKWIPTLSKQIVKSSSAVEMVLEIDHRSKGVRLVIYNRKYLWKNNNSYVGVKCFALLKYGTLKNVRLDLIWENQEQSYSILKVNIVSSYRTEYWCEGHSIFEFQLVSTRLFVDVNRSIAPVFVLRWNVSCINANFAYNLCDEVTDKNLRKLIESVYGNNNLGNLLIYDVRIMNIEWIKNMCVVFWIHITATLKSTASTYHKEIAFVDNTPRIPKDFVAFMKVKITLSNFFLNFIKNSTYLLRSTDYCFSELSFSNDGMHLWWTTTRIGEIAMTKKLCIQKDGMPYTRLCLGDFVHGAYWKKLTQPVVCESPKNNTKVLHDLQVAKMFKSPPEKVLKYLKDIIANSKNSIVPADIFLIYKIFQSVHEIHSSNSEFQQTTKDLTNWKNAIYEIFDIYNVLIGLDSKVIKMSAELNATNMFLKSFEMLFDTLSLNNLSFTQIDNGEEHLNDFNSETIDYDDIGVSVYVSKYILYFSIIPSIANVSGIALFANNNKKNTPTKLKGAFKNEHYRFLQVNHNINDVVNEPDLELAAYLPIELIDTLQASTNKTNDVIVVIKVYSNDELFQQSVRNLTLLSRVVSISLPGYSSFLPVPVPLIFRKSKNKKVNPPGSCLVWNYEGWIDGYSMLSYFENNEGIALCRLRRLAPTGYFLEKKISIENHIINHDLRMSNTKLNGNIIYVILLSCCILMFIGFLFCKCIFRRL; this is encoded by the exons ATGTGTAGTAACATTATCTCTACAGTAGCATTTATGTGCCTATTGCCTAATTTCGCACTTTTTCAAGAAAACTTGACAAGG atAAAATGCCTTGACGAATTTACTAATACAACATCAGGCACGGCATATTGGAAGTATAAAGGCATTCCTTACGCAATATCTGAAGATCTGCTGTGCCTTAAGTCTAACCATCAAATTTTAATGCGGGTGTGCGATACAAACTATGGGCATTGGATACCGGATTTGATAgagtgcaaaataaaaaaaaacaaaaatctgcACTGCCCTGATGACctttttgaaattcaaaacGTTGGTAACATTCCAATTTGTCTAAAAATTTCAACTGAACCTAAAGCATTTAATGAACAATTTTGCTACGGCTCAAATATAATTGCAATGGACTTACAAAATTTTGAACTATCCAAAGTATCTCAGTTCttgaaaaaaatgaatataagtGATTTTTGGCTGCCAATACGTCGAAATGACGAGCTAATGCCTTATGAAGTACGTTTGCCAGGAAAATCTTGgagaaaagaaataaataggAGCTTAATACATTTACAAAATAATCCCAACGAGCACTGTCTGAAGCATACCATAAATAATCAAACTCCAGCTGACTTTAAAAGCCAAATAGTATCTGTTGACTGCAACGCTTTCTTGAATGCagtttgcatttttaagtCGGAACTGATATCTAATGCTGGATGCCCGAGCGGCTTCGGAGCTTTAGTCTATCAACCGGCAGTATGTTATGGTATTGACTGGAATAATACTACTTATGAACCCCTTGATCTAAAAGAGTACTTAAAAAAACGAAATTGGCTAAGACGGATATTAGCAAAGTATGTATTAAAGAAAAATCGACacgaatttttcaaaattgatttctttaTTCACCACTCGACAAAAATGGAATATGTTATCAAAATGAGTCTATCGGAAGATTTCCAAATTGTTAGCAAAGGCTTGAAATGGATTCCaactttaagcaaacaaattgtGAAGTCAAGTAGTGCTGTTGAAATGGTATTGGAAATAGATCACAGATCTAAAGGGGTTAGATTGGTGATTTATAATCGAAAGTATTTGTGGAAAAATAACAACTCTTATGTTGGTGTTAAATGTTTTgcacttttaaaatatggcACTTTAAAAAATGTCAGGTTAGACCTTATTTGGGAGAATCAAGAACAATCGTATTCAATACTTAAAGTCAATATAGTTTCAAGCTATCGCACCGAATATTGGTGTGAAGGTCACAGCATTTTCGAGTTTCAACTGGTTTCCACCCGGTTATTTGTAGATGTTAACAGGAGCATAGCGCCTGTATTTGTTTTACGCTGGAACGTTTCAtgtataaatgcaaattttgcGTATAACTTGTGTGACGAAGTAACcgataaaaatttaagaaagctAATAGAAAGTGTATATGGAAACAACAATCTGGGTAATCTTCTCATATACGACGTTCGAATAATGAATATAGAATGGATCAAAAATATGTGCGTTGTGTTTTGGATTCATATTACTGCGACTCTGAAATCAACAGCTTCAACTTATCACAAGGAAATTGCCTTCGTGGACAATACGCCGCGAATTCCAAAAGACTTTGTTGCCTTTATGAAAGTTAAAATTACACtaagcaatttttttttaaatttcatcaAGAATTCTACTTATCTCCTACGTAGTACAGATTATTGCTTTTCAGAGCTTTCATTCTCAAACGATGGGATGCACCTTTGGTGGACTACAACGCGCATTGGTGAAATCGCTATGACAAAGAAATTGTGTATTCAAAAAGATGGCATGCCCTATACGCGATTATGTTTAGGTGATTTTGTTCATGGCGCATATTGGAAAAAATTAACACAACCAGTCGTATGTGAAAGTCCCAAGAATAATACCAAAGTATTGCATGATTTGCAAGTTGCCAAAATGTTTAAGTCCCCACCcgaaaaagttttaaaatatttaaaagataTAATTGCAAATAGTAAAAATAGTATAGTCCCAGCTGACATATTccttatttataaaatttttcaatCAGTGCATGAAATCCATTCATCAAATTCTGAGTTTCAACAGACAACTAAAGACTTAACTAATTGGAAGAATGCCATCTATGAGATATTCGATATATACAATGTATTAATAGGCCTTGACTCTAAAGTTATAAAGATGTCTGCTGAGCTAAACGCAACAAATATGTTTTTGAAATCGTTTGAAATGTTATTTGACACTttatctttaaataatttatcttTTACTCAAATAGATAATGGTGAAGaacatttaaatgatttcaaCAGCGAAACGATTGACTATGATGATATAGGAGTATCAGTATAtgtttcaaaatatattttatatttttcaattattccAAGTATTGCCAATGTTTCTGGAATAGCATTGTTtgcaaacaataataaaaaaaatacacctACAAAACTAAAGGGAGCATTTAAAAATGAACATTACCGTTTTCTTCAAGTAAATCATAACATAAATGATGTTGTTAATGAACCTGACTTAGAGCTTGCTGCATATTTACCAATAGAACTAATAGACACCTTGCAAGCTTCAACCAATAAGACAAATGacgttattgttgttattaagGTATACTCAAATGATGAACTTTTTCAACAATCTGTTAGGAATTTAACACTATTAAGCCGAGTAGTTTCTATATCATTACCTGGGTATAGTTCATTTCTTCCTGTACCTGTGCCACTTATCTTTCGCAAATCCAAGAACAAGAAGGTAAATCCGCCAGGTTCCTGTTTAGTCTGGAACTATGAGGGATGGATCGATGGTTATAGTATGTTAAGCTATTTCGAAAATAACGAAGGTATAGCGCTATGCCGTTTAAGGCGTTTGGCACCAACTGGATATTTCTTGGAGAAAAAAATTTCCATCGAAAACCATATAATAAATCACGATTTAAGAATGAGTAATACAAAGTTaaatggaaatattatttatgttattttaCTTTCTTGTTGCATACTGATGTTTATaggatttttgttttgcaagtGCATATTTAGACGTTTGTAA